Proteins encoded together in one Planctomyces sp. SH-PL14 window:
- a CDS encoding ankyrin repeat domain-containing protein, with protein sequence MILEFRTPLAWAVRRGHPEIAEMLKQHGAV encoded by the coding sequence GTGATTCTTGAGTTTCGCACGCCGCTGGCGTGGGCTGTCCGCCGCGGCCATCCCGAGATTGCCGAGATGCTGAAGCAGCACG